The genomic segment cattggtccaTAGTCCGGGATCACGCGCAAGGATCACCCCGACCAGATGTATGAGCGTGGACTTGTTATTTTTCTTTGCTTACGGGGAATCAATTTTCGGCAGTTCCTTTCAGTTTATAAAATACCTGAGCTCTTttgcacgacatgtcagcttttatCAATGAAAGAATATTTGCACTCAtaaaaacacaaatcccacagagtttcgtaacggagcaagggtatattgAGAtattggaacttcgtcaaatcctTCAAAAGATATATGTTGATGTCTAAAAGTGTTAGGCTATGTTTAGAATATCAGATATTTGATGGAAAATAGAGCAGACAGGTTGTTTTAAACATTCAACgacaaatatacattttaatcatattcaaaatacACAAATCAGCCAAAGATACATAAAATGGTAGGGTGTTTGGGGAAGGTAAAAAAAAAGCCagaaaatattgtcatttataGGTTTTGAGTTGAGAGCAGTCATCCGATCAATGAAGGACCTTGATTGCAGGTCTGTACGCAACCGTACGAATAATCCTTAGAATCACAAAATGTTGCGTTACAGTAAATGTCTAGCCCTTCATCATTTGTAAGATACTCaaaatcttgaaaaacaaatctcGTCTCATGTGTTGACTGTGAAATAATGTGTGTGTTGCCATCTACTTCGcatctgaaatgaaaattaaaatggaaCCAATTAAAGAAAGAATAATCTAAATTCTGATTAAACTATCTATCTTGAGACACctaaatatatcatatttctaACACAATAATATTCCatatgataaagttatgaatagaTAAACATCCAATTACCCATTATTTATCAAAACAACATCCAATTCACTTGTCGCATTGTTGTTTGGTCTAGTAAAACACGTGTGAAGTCGCATTTTTGTATTCCAATCTGGTATGGTCGTAGACACCTTGACGTACACGTCCTCTCCTACATGGACAATTCCGGTCCCTCCATGTATAGGATGCTGAAAATGTTGATCACTAAAAAGCTCCACAGTGACATTATAATGTTGAACGTATGTTGCATGATGTGTTTCAATGCCATGATGTAAATGTGATGTCCCAGTTCCCCCTCTGAATACATCACACTCTACAGCAAAAGTCCATATGTGTCGACGAATTAAGAACGGGATAACAGGGTCAAagataacataaaataatttgttgCTAAAGATTTGTGTAATGCCTGATGTCTGAAAAAGAAAGGAGAAAGTATACAACATTGGTCTAATGTTAATCATTTCAAAGAAAGGTTCTTGCCCAAGAGAATACAAGAAAGTATTTGACTGTCTTTAGATTCAAAATCATGCAATCCAGGGCAATTAAGTCTTAACATGATGGCTATCACTCTCTTACGTTCAAAAATAATACCATGATACATAGTATTAATCAATGATTTTTCAACATCCTTTCGAAATTATTTAGAAATTAGTTAGACATATCAAAAAGTAAATTTCATGTATATGAATGCTAATATACTGGTACGCGCTCACCATTTCTGTTGTTTTACAGCTACTGATATTATAGTTGAACTTTAGAATGGACCCTTCTAGTTTTCCGTGGCATTGCGATTCCCCTAAATATATGTCATGTGGTCTGATGCCGGGGTAACTTGTCATTAACATGTCAATATCCATGCTTATATCCCATTGTGAGCTATCGCACTTCACATTAACTGAATCTTCCAACTTGCCTTTAATGACACAAAATGAGACATAATACACACAGCTTTTTTTGCATGAAAACCAGCATTTTTCCGATGTTTATACACTTTAACATACATTGCCTGGACACCTTGTTTTGATATATCTGTTATTTCTTGCATGTACAGAACTAATTTATTTTATACCTCATATTCCTATTAAAGGCGGCACTTGCTGTAGGATTATATTTGGACTTTTCATTCTTACTGTTTAACATACCTGGCATTTTACATGGTTCGTTTTCTGAAGCACGAATATACCCTGGTGCACATACACATTTGAATTCCCCTATTGTGTTTTTGCATATCTCTTTGTTTCCACACATTCAAATGGTGATATCCAactcttttaataaaatattgccTATTAAAGGCTtcataatgttatataaaaattgatGATGCAACGCAACACAATTCAATCAACGACAAATTGCAAAGCATCAAGGACGAGAAATAGCAACTTGCAAATGTAATGCGAATTCGAGCTAGTATGCGATGCAAACACGTATATTAAATGACAAGACAAATAGGCAACCAAGTATTTGTTAACAGTAAGTTAGAAAGGCAATTTATACATATTCTATGAAAACTTATGCTGAGTATAACATGTAAAAGTATAGGAATTAAAAGACTATACAAGATGATATCTCACACGTTTCGTGCAATTCTTTGTAAGTATTTACATATCTGCATATTCTTCAAGTAGTTGAACTATTAACTGATATGTATTATAAGTAAACGGAATGGtttatgttaatatataaatacttttctaaaCTAAATTGTAAAACAATACCGATAGTATATTATATCAAGTAATATTCAAACTTAATTGAAGTATTTAAATGCTTCAATTAGAGAtgttatttttacatctgttttctAGCGTTATGGCTGAAAGTATAAAtcataatatatttcaaataaacaatGACGTCAAATCTTCAGTAAAGATTAGTCCAAGAAACCATTTTAAATTATATCAAGAACGAATAAATCAAATGAAACTCGAGTCATCAATAAAGGtgatttaattttatattaaagtcATATTAAGCAGCTAACTATTCAGATGATATGCTTTACTGTTGAATTAGAAAAGCACTTGTATCAATGCTGCACATGAATAGATACAGTTAtaacaataaagggaggtaaacatAAACAATGTATTCAAAAAGTCTTCTCTGGCATATATTTGAGAAAAAATGATCGAAAACGGGATTTAagaataaatttacaaatttatgttCTGAGCAAAAGATGTGGCAGCCACATGATAATGAAAGGCTTTATGAGCATTTGAATTACTGCTTACAGTTAAGGTATCTTTAGATAAGATTTAGTTGCACGGCATTTGATTGAAAGGAATAATAGTTAAAAATAGGATTTATATGAAAACATTTCTCTGTTACCGTTCACTTTATACATAATGCATATAGTATTACGATCTTCTATTTTAGGGCAGTTTAGCACGTTTGGATAGAAttattttctacaatgcagaatttgaaattaaatccgatttttcaaaacttcataatatacctagaaaatttagTAATTATAAAGGATAGTGTCGTGCTCTTGAATTTTCGCTAGActactttgaaaaatttggacgtaacgcattttttcataatgagagtctataggaaaatcaaaacttttataacattttcgcgaatatttTTTATACTATGTAGATTCTGATGAAACTTCCCATAGTCGTAAATAAATATACGACCTAAaatgtgatgaaat from the Mercenaria mercenaria strain notata unplaced genomic scaffold, MADL_Memer_1 contig_2010, whole genome shotgun sequence genome contains:
- the LOC123542582 gene encoding deleted in malignant brain tumors 1 protein-like, with translation MDIDMLMTSYPGIRPHDIYLGESQCHGKLEGSILKFNYNISSCKTTEMTSGITQIFSNKLFYVIFDPVIPFLIRRHIWTFAVECDVFRGGTGTSHLHHGIETHHATYVQHYNVTVELFSDQHFQHPIHGGTGIVHVGEDVYVKVSTTIPDWNTKMRLHTCFTRPNNNATSELDVVLINNGCEVDGNTHIISQSTHETRFVFQDFEYLTNDEGLDIYCNATFCDSKDYSYGCVQTCNQGPSLIG